From the Arthrobacter sp. PM3 genome, one window contains:
- the deoC gene encoding deoxyribose-phosphate aldolase codes for MSHEAATEGAAAGTAAGIASYIDHTLLKPEASEAEILKVCAEAAEYHFKSVCVNPVWVKTVKTALKGSGVLTCSVVGFPLGATPSDVKAFEARGAVLDGAEEVDMVINIAAARANDKGTLIDDIAAVAEPVHEGGAILKVIIETALLSDEQKVLACEAAVEAGADFVKTSTGFNGGGATAADIALMRRTVGPDLGVKASGGVRSLADAQAMIAAGATRIGASSGIAIVTGEQGSSAY; via the coding sequence ATGAGCCACGAAGCCGCCACTGAAGGTGCCGCTGCCGGGACCGCAGCCGGCATTGCCTCCTACATCGACCACACGCTGCTCAAGCCGGAGGCCAGCGAAGCCGAAATCCTCAAGGTCTGCGCCGAGGCGGCCGAGTACCACTTCAAGTCCGTCTGCGTGAACCCGGTCTGGGTCAAGACCGTCAAGACCGCCCTCAAAGGCTCCGGCGTGCTGACCTGCTCCGTGGTCGGCTTCCCGCTGGGCGCAACCCCGAGCGATGTCAAGGCGTTCGAGGCCCGCGGCGCCGTCCTGGACGGCGCCGAAGAGGTCGACATGGTCATCAACATCGCCGCGGCCCGCGCCAACGACAAGGGCACCTTGATCGATGACATCGCAGCCGTCGCGGAGCCCGTCCATGAAGGCGGCGCCATCCTGAAAGTCATCATCGAAACGGCGCTGCTGAGCGATGAGCAGAAGGTCCTCGCCTGCGAGGCTGCCGTGGAGGCCGGGGCGGATTTCGTGAAGACCTCCACCGGTTTCAACGGCGGCGGGGCCACCGCCGCGGACATCGCCCTGATGCGCCGCACCGTGGGCCCGGACCTGGGTGTCAAGGCCTCCGGCGGTGTGCGTTCCCTGGCTGACGCACAGGCTATGATTGCTGCAGGTGCAACACGTATTGGCGCCAGCTCCGGCATCGCGATTGTCACGGGTGAACAGGGTTCGTCCGCGTACTGA
- a CDS encoding FAD-dependent oxidoreductase, which produces MSAPALSPTSFTSSPAAAATTTAHAPAARPRIVIAGAGPAAQALVRQLTRTPFAGTITVLSNRDDAPEELLELAVLPQVSVRFGQPASYIDAGNRRVTTADGMEFSYDELVIATGSAPAETPVEGAGRCLSYSTIDDAARLGEAVKDVTRVLGRRPLGILVGTGSAAGQAEAVLRARGVRPVRTTVRPAAVVPTLAGSVLPASGIVFEDGSSMTGDLVILAEDRIARDELAATAGLATAPGGGIVIGQDFRTSVPGIWAIGDAAAYDGVRLGLLVASGSAASVCASQLLQATLGTPLAEAA; this is translated from the coding sequence ATGTCCGCACCGGCATTGTCCCCCACCTCCTTCACCTCCTCCCCGGCGGCCGCCGCGACCACCACCGCACACGCTCCGGCCGCGCGGCCCAGGATCGTCATCGCCGGCGCCGGCCCGGCCGCCCAGGCCCTGGTCCGCCAGCTCACCCGGACCCCGTTCGCCGGCACGATCACGGTACTCAGCAACCGTGACGATGCGCCTGAGGAACTGCTGGAGCTCGCTGTCCTGCCCCAGGTGTCCGTCCGTTTCGGCCAGCCGGCCAGCTACATCGACGCCGGGAACCGCCGCGTGACCACCGCCGACGGCATGGAATTCAGCTACGACGAGCTCGTCATCGCCACCGGCTCCGCCCCGGCCGAGACCCCGGTGGAAGGCGCCGGACGGTGCCTGAGCTACTCCACGATCGACGACGCCGCCCGGCTGGGTGAGGCCGTCAAAGACGTCACCCGGGTCCTGGGCCGGCGCCCCCTGGGCATCCTGGTCGGCACCGGTTCCGCCGCCGGGCAGGCCGAGGCCGTCCTCCGGGCCCGCGGCGTCCGCCCGGTCCGCACCACCGTGCGGCCCGCCGCGGTTGTTCCCACCCTCGCCGGGTCGGTCCTGCCGGCCTCCGGCATTGTCTTCGAGGACGGCTCCAGCATGACCGGTGACCTCGTGATCCTTGCCGAGGACCGGATCGCCCGTGACGAACTCGCCGCCACGGCCGGGCTCGCCACGGCGCCCGGCGGCGGCATCGTCATCGGCCAGGACTTCCGCACCTCGGTGCCGGGCATCTGGGCGATCGGGGACGCGGCAGCGTACGACGGCGTCCGGCTGGGACTGCTGGTGGCCTCCGGTTCCGCGGCGTCGGTGTGCGCCTCGCAGCTGCTGCAGGCCACCCTCGGCACTCCCCTGGCCGAGGCCGCCTGA
- a CDS encoding uroporphyrinogen-III synthase, protein MSALNAIAAAFPEPGTPVTSGAPEPADDGAEKDLPLDGFRIGVTSHRRSQDLIEALERRGAEVLHAPALKIAPVREDQSLIDDTRAIIAAKPDLCIATTAYGMRRWCEAADTFGIGEQLLETLSATRMFVRGPKARGAVRAAGLADVGISSDETTSTLVDMLLAEGVRGKTVAVQLHGYTDVRQLERLRMSGATVLTVTPYRWVKPDGADRLPKLIEAACSGNLDVLTFTSAPAVDAMWSTAHEMGVYKQLVESLKTTVATAVVGPITAQPLLDAGLHPLIPERFRMGALIRLVCEHLALNHVRRLDTISGSVELRGRSLRINGEPVEMAPAPLLLLRALIGAGGAVLSREALSELLELRGSVHALDMTVSRLRSALPDTRLVETVVKRGYRIRV, encoded by the coding sequence ATGAGCGCACTCAATGCCATCGCCGCCGCCTTCCCGGAGCCCGGCACCCCCGTAACTTCAGGCGCGCCGGAGCCCGCCGACGACGGGGCCGAGAAGGACCTGCCCCTGGACGGCTTCCGGATCGGCGTCACCTCGCACCGCCGCTCCCAGGACCTCATCGAGGCCCTGGAGCGCCGCGGTGCGGAGGTGCTTCACGCCCCGGCGCTGAAGATCGCCCCGGTCCGAGAGGACCAGAGCCTGATCGATGACACGCGCGCCATCATCGCCGCCAAGCCGGACCTCTGCATCGCCACCACCGCGTACGGCATGCGCCGCTGGTGCGAGGCGGCGGACACGTTCGGCATCGGCGAGCAGCTGCTGGAGACCCTCTCCGCGACGCGCATGTTCGTCCGCGGCCCCAAAGCACGCGGCGCCGTGCGTGCGGCCGGGCTCGCCGACGTCGGGATCAGCAGCGACGAAACCACCTCCACCCTGGTGGACATGCTCCTTGCCGAGGGCGTGCGCGGCAAGACGGTCGCCGTGCAGCTGCACGGCTACACCGATGTCCGGCAGCTGGAGCGCCTGCGCATGTCCGGCGCCACGGTCCTCACGGTCACCCCATACCGCTGGGTCAAACCGGACGGCGCCGACCGGCTGCCCAAGCTCATCGAGGCCGCCTGCAGCGGCAACCTGGACGTCCTGACCTTCACCAGCGCCCCCGCCGTGGACGCGATGTGGAGCACGGCCCACGAGATGGGCGTCTACAAGCAGCTCGTGGAGAGCCTGAAGACCACCGTGGCAACCGCCGTCGTCGGGCCCATCACCGCGCAGCCGCTGCTGGACGCCGGACTGCACCCGCTGATCCCGGAACGGTTCCGGATGGGCGCGCTGATCCGGCTGGTCTGCGAGCATCTGGCCCTGAACCACGTGCGCCGGCTGGACACCATCTCCGGCAGCGTCGAACTGCGCGGCCGGTCGCTGCGGATCAACGGCGAACCCGTCGAGATGGCACCGGCGCCGCTGTTGCTGCTGCGCGCACTGATCGGCGCCGGCGGGGCGGTGCTCTCCCGCGAGGCGCTGTCCGAGCTGCTGGAACTGCGCGGCTCCGTGCATGCCCTGGACATGACCGTCAGCCGGCTCCGTTCCGCGCTGCCGGACACCCGGCTGGTCGAAACCGTGGTCAAGCGCGGCTACCGGATCCGGGTCTAA
- the cobA gene encoding uroporphyrinogen-III C-methyltransferase, translated as MQLSIDLTGRDVLVTGSETAARQAVRRYEAAGAVVYRLSTPQGAGLDGDLPERPFLVAAVDDGQPGWDALLERCRAAGIPVSAEPAAGPAGHVTLVGGGPGTTELLTVAAVNALRDADVVFYDRLAPYQELPSLTSAELVDVGKKPGHHKVSQADIEKLMVESALAGNNVVRLKGGDPYVFGRGGEEVASCVAAGVPVRVVSGVTSAISVPAAAGIPVTHREVSHMFTVVSGHAPLSENELKHLAGLGGTIVVLMGIGTLHHLAAGLRRAGMRTDMPMAVVERGYRPGQRTTIAELGTITSAAAGCSNPAVLVIGEVVRIAEANRGCAEATAELDRLAASLLEA; from the coding sequence ATGCAGCTCAGCATCGATCTCACCGGCCGGGATGTCCTCGTCACCGGTTCCGAAACCGCCGCCCGCCAGGCCGTGCGCCGCTACGAGGCCGCCGGCGCGGTCGTGTACCGCCTCAGCACTCCGCAGGGCGCCGGACTCGACGGGGACCTGCCGGAGCGGCCGTTCCTGGTCGCCGCCGTCGACGACGGCCAGCCCGGGTGGGACGCTCTGCTGGAACGCTGCCGCGCGGCCGGCATCCCGGTCTCGGCGGAGCCCGCCGCGGGACCGGCCGGTCACGTCACCCTGGTGGGCGGCGGCCCCGGCACCACGGAGCTGCTGACCGTGGCCGCCGTCAACGCACTGCGGGACGCCGACGTCGTCTTCTACGACCGGCTGGCCCCCTACCAGGAGCTGCCGTCCCTGACGTCGGCGGAGCTGGTGGACGTGGGCAAGAAGCCGGGCCACCACAAGGTCAGCCAGGCCGACATCGAAAAGCTCATGGTGGAAAGCGCGCTGGCGGGCAACAACGTGGTCCGGCTCAAGGGCGGTGACCCGTACGTCTTCGGCCGCGGCGGCGAGGAAGTCGCGTCCTGCGTCGCCGCCGGGGTCCCGGTGCGCGTGGTGTCCGGAGTGACGAGCGCCATCTCGGTGCCGGCCGCCGCCGGGATCCCCGTCACCCACCGCGAGGTCAGCCACATGTTCACCGTGGTGTCCGGCCATGCGCCGCTGAGCGAGAACGAACTGAAGCACCTGGCCGGGCTCGGCGGTACCATTGTTGTCCTGATGGGCATCGGCACCCTGCACCACCTGGCCGCCGGGCTCCGCCGGGCCGGGATGCGCACCGACATGCCGATGGCCGTGGTGGAGCGCGGCTACCGCCCCGGCCAGCGCACCACAATCGCCGAGCTGGGCACCATCACCTCCGCAGCAGCCGGCTGCAGCAACCCGGCGGTCCTGGTGATCGGCGAAGTCGTCCGGATAGCCGAAGCCAACCGGGGCTGCGCCGAGGCCACGGCCGAACTCGACCGGCTGGCCGCATCACTGCTGGAAGCATAG
- the nirB gene encoding nitrite reductase large subunit NirB: MTGQTSSHQNLGAASAATPRRVVVAGGGPAAHRFADAMHARGLDGWHVTVLTEEAHLPYDRVALSKALTDADVDLTLGEASMWDHGALELKTGERVTSIDAAGKTVTTAAGTVYPFDELVVATGSDAARLPIPGAELTHVYRTLEDVRSINKAIADLTRKLGRKVIAVTIGGGLLGLESAAGTEQLGAVPVVINGSPWLMNTQLDEGAGQALGRLIEAKGFTVHGGVFPSEVLSDDDGQVTGVLMADGRIIDADIVIVAIGVKPRDELFRAPEGAKQLFELGPRGGVVISDSCETEIPGIWAIGEVANFGGMCLGLVAPANTMAEIVADRLHGGEATFPGFDTATKLKLSGVDVASFGDAFARTEHSLEIVYADPARGVYQKIVTTDDAKTLLGGIFVGDAAPYTSLRPMLGRELAAEPGAYLTAAGGGDAPETELPDDATLCSCNNVTAGTIRDAINGCGACERNAPVQELGELKGCTRAGTQCGSCVPMLKKLLETELTKSGVEVSKALCEHIELSRQELFDAIRVLELTSFEEIMAKYGTGAGCDICKPTIANILASQNSAYVLDAGRGTLQDTNDRALANMQKDGTYSVVPRIAGGEITPKKLGVIAAVAEKYGLYTKITGGQRIDMFGARLEQLPEIWKELVDAGFESGQAYGKSLRTVKSCVGSTWCRFGVQDSVAMAIALELRYRGLRSPHKLKMGVSGCARECAEARGKDVGVIATADGWNLYVGGNGGATPAHAQLLAKDLDDETLIKYIDRYFMYYIRTADRLQRTARWQEELDGGIKHVEDVVVKDTLGIAEELEAAMAKHVDTYIDEWADTLKDPERLRRFRSFVNAPDQKDDSITFVPDERGQMRPATAEEKGATLIATTIPVRAAGLSTGEAIESGV; this comes from the coding sequence GTGACCGGACAGACTTCAAGCCACCAGAACCTTGGCGCAGCCAGCGCCGCCACCCCGCGACGCGTCGTCGTCGCCGGCGGCGGCCCTGCAGCCCATCGTTTCGCCGATGCCATGCACGCCCGCGGCCTCGACGGCTGGCACGTCACCGTCCTCACCGAGGAAGCCCACCTCCCCTACGACCGCGTCGCGCTGAGCAAGGCGCTCACCGACGCCGACGTCGACCTCACCCTGGGCGAGGCGTCCATGTGGGACCACGGCGCCCTGGAGCTCAAGACCGGCGAGCGCGTCACCAGCATCGATGCCGCCGGCAAGACCGTCACCACCGCCGCAGGAACCGTCTACCCCTTCGACGAGCTCGTCGTCGCCACGGGCTCCGACGCGGCCCGGCTGCCCATCCCCGGCGCCGAACTCACCCATGTCTACCGCACCCTTGAGGACGTCCGGTCCATTAATAAGGCCATCGCGGACCTCACCAGGAAGCTGGGCCGCAAGGTCATCGCCGTAACGATCGGCGGCGGCCTCCTGGGCCTGGAATCCGCCGCAGGCACCGAGCAGCTCGGCGCTGTTCCCGTGGTCATCAACGGTTCGCCGTGGCTCATGAACACCCAGCTGGACGAGGGCGCCGGCCAGGCCCTCGGCCGCCTGATCGAGGCAAAGGGCTTCACCGTCCACGGCGGCGTGTTCCCCTCCGAGGTCCTTTCCGACGACGACGGCCAGGTCACCGGCGTCCTCATGGCCGACGGCCGGATCATCGACGCCGACATCGTGATCGTCGCCATCGGCGTCAAACCCCGCGACGAGCTCTTCCGGGCCCCTGAGGGCGCCAAGCAGCTCTTTGAGCTGGGCCCGCGCGGCGGCGTCGTCATTTCCGACAGCTGCGAAACGGAGATCCCCGGCATCTGGGCGATCGGCGAGGTCGCGAACTTCGGCGGCATGTGCCTGGGCCTCGTGGCCCCGGCCAACACCATGGCCGAAATCGTCGCCGACCGGCTGCACGGCGGCGAGGCGACGTTCCCCGGGTTCGACACCGCCACCAAACTCAAGCTTTCCGGCGTGGACGTGGCCAGCTTCGGCGACGCGTTCGCCCGGACCGAGCACTCCCTGGAAATCGTCTACGCCGACCCCGCCCGCGGCGTCTACCAGAAGATCGTCACCACCGACGACGCGAAGACCCTCCTCGGCGGCATCTTCGTCGGCGACGCCGCCCCCTACACGTCCCTGCGCCCCATGCTGGGCCGCGAGCTCGCCGCCGAACCGGGCGCCTACCTCACCGCCGCCGGCGGCGGGGACGCCCCGGAAACGGAACTCCCGGACGACGCCACCCTGTGCTCCTGCAACAACGTGACGGCCGGGACCATCCGCGACGCCATCAACGGCTGCGGCGCCTGCGAGCGCAACGCCCCCGTCCAGGAACTCGGCGAGCTCAAGGGCTGCACCCGCGCCGGCACCCAGTGCGGCTCGTGCGTGCCGATGCTCAAGAAGCTGCTGGAAACCGAGCTGACCAAGTCCGGCGTCGAGGTCTCCAAGGCCCTCTGCGAACACATCGAACTGTCCCGGCAGGAACTCTTCGACGCGATCCGGGTCCTGGAACTGACCTCGTTCGAAGAGATCATGGCCAAGTACGGCACCGGCGCGGGTTGCGACATCTGCAAGCCGACCATCGCCAACATCCTCGCCAGCCAGAACAGCGCCTACGTCCTCGACGCCGGCCGCGGCACGCTGCAGGACACCAACGACCGCGCCCTGGCCAACATGCAGAAGGACGGTACCTATTCGGTGGTCCCCCGCATCGCCGGCGGCGAGATCACCCCGAAGAAGCTCGGCGTGATCGCCGCCGTGGCCGAGAAATACGGCCTCTACACCAAGATCACCGGCGGCCAGCGCATCGACATGTTCGGCGCCCGGCTGGAGCAGCTCCCGGAAATCTGGAAGGAACTGGTGGACGCCGGCTTCGAATCCGGCCAGGCCTACGGCAAGAGCCTGCGCACCGTGAAGTCCTGTGTCGGCTCCACCTGGTGCCGCTTCGGCGTCCAGGACTCGGTCGCCATGGCCATCGCGCTCGAACTGCGCTACCGCGGCCTCCGCAGCCCGCACAAACTCAAGATGGGCGTCTCCGGCTGCGCCCGCGAATGCGCCGAGGCCCGCGGCAAGGACGTCGGCGTGATCGCCACCGCGGACGGCTGGAACCTGTACGTCGGCGGTAACGGCGGCGCCACCCCGGCCCACGCCCAACTGCTCGCCAAGGACCTCGACGACGAGACGCTGATCAAGTACATCGACCGCTACTTCATGTACTACATCCGCACCGCCGACCGCCTCCAGCGCACCGCACGCTGGCAGGAGGAGCTCGACGGCGGCATCAAGCACGTCGAGGACGTCGTCGTCAAGGACACCCTGGGCATCGCCGAGGAACTCGAGGCCGCCATGGCCAAGCATGTCGACACCTACATCGACGAGTGGGCCGACACCCTCAAGGACCCCGAGCGCCTGCGCCGGTTCCGCTCCTTCGTCAACGCCCCGGACCAGAAGGACGACTCCATCACCTTCGTCCCGGACGAGCGCGGCCAGATGCGCCCGGCCACGGCCGAGGAAAAGGGCGCCACGCTGATCGCCACGACCATCCCTGTCCGGGCCGCCGGACTCTCCACCGGCGAAGCCATCGAAAGTGGTGTCTAA